One part of the Ralstonia pickettii genome encodes these proteins:
- the hemN gene encoding oxygen-independent coproporphyrinogen III oxidase yields MFPFAKMADTPSAENDTAFRWSAPQVRALAQRFDTHGPRYTSYPTADRFHNGFGNSDYLDALHRRAAIAPALHAPLSLYMHLPFCANLCYYCGCNKVITKDRSRSARYVETLAREMAMVASQIGPLRRVTQLHWGGGTPTFLAHDEMRAVMAATREHFDLATDGEISVELDPRHADDATLEVLAEIGFNRASLGIQDFDPDVQRAVHRIQSVEETRRVVDTARRLGFESISFDLIYGLPYQRTETFNATLDRVLEMAPDRLSVYSYAHLPHLFKAQRRIDMFTLPTADEKLDLLAMTVERLVAEGYVYIGMDHFARPDDALAIAQREGRLQRNFQGYSTHADCDMLAFGVSAISRVGDVYAQNEKDLDAYYARIDAGELAVLRGMSLTPDDHVRRALIGELMCGFELNMRAFGARHGLDFKRSFADELQALAPLEEAGLVKVGDERIVITPQGRLLVRRIAMVFDAHLREAGTERAMEAEGKPVTFVPRYSKVV; encoded by the coding sequence ATGTTTCCGTTCGCGAAAATGGCTGACACTCCGTCTGCCGAAAATGACACCGCCTTCCGCTGGTCGGCGCCGCAGGTGCGCGCGCTCGCGCAGCGCTTTGATACGCACGGCCCGCGCTACACCTCGTACCCAACGGCCGACCGCTTCCACAACGGGTTCGGCAACTCCGACTATCTCGACGCCTTGCACCGCCGCGCCGCGATCGCGCCCGCGCTGCATGCGCCGCTGTCGCTGTACATGCACCTGCCGTTCTGCGCGAACCTTTGCTACTACTGCGGCTGCAACAAGGTCATCACAAAGGACCGCTCGCGCAGCGCACGCTACGTTGAAACGCTCGCGCGCGAGATGGCGATGGTGGCCAGCCAGATTGGCCCACTGCGCCGCGTGACGCAGTTGCATTGGGGCGGCGGCACGCCGACTTTTCTTGCGCACGACGAAATGCGTGCCGTGATGGCCGCCACGCGCGAGCATTTCGACTTGGCCACCGATGGCGAGATCTCCGTCGAACTCGACCCGCGCCATGCCGACGACGCCACGCTCGAAGTCTTGGCTGAAATCGGCTTCAACCGCGCAAGCCTGGGCATCCAAGACTTCGACCCCGACGTCCAGCGCGCCGTCCACCGCATCCAAAGTGTGGAAGAGACACGCCGTGTGGTCGATACCGCGCGCCGGCTGGGCTTCGAGTCGATCAGCTTCGACCTGATCTACGGCTTGCCATATCAGCGCACGGAAACCTTCAACGCCACGCTGGATCGCGTGCTGGAGATGGCGCCCGATCGGCTGTCCGTTTACAGCTATGCGCATCTGCCGCACCTGTTCAAGGCGCAGCGCCGCATCGACATGTTCACGCTGCCTACCGCCGACGAGAAGCTCGACTTACTCGCCATGACGGTCGAGCGGCTCGTCGCCGAAGGCTATGTCTACATCGGCATGGATCACTTCGCGCGGCCTGACGATGCACTTGCCATTGCGCAGCGTGAAGGGCGGCTGCAGCGCAATTTCCAGGGCTATTCCACGCACGCCGATTGCGACATGCTGGCGTTTGGCGTGTCCGCCATCAGCCGCGTGGGCGATGTGTATGCGCAGAACGAAAAGGATCTCGACGCTTACTACGCTCGCATCGACGCAGGCGAGCTGGCCGTGCTGCGCGGCATGTCGCTCACGCCGGACGATCACGTGCGCCGCGCGCTGATCGGCGAGCTGATGTGCGGATTTGAATTGAACATGCGCGCATTCGGCGCGCGCCACGGGCTGGACTTCAAGCGCAGTTTTGCGGACGAGTTGCAGGCGCTGGCGCCGCTGGAAGAAGCCGGGCTGGTGAAGGTCGGGGACGAGCGCATCGTCATCACACCGCAAGGGCGGCTGCTCGTGCGCCGCATCGCGATGGTGTTCGATGCGCACCTGCGCGAGGCGGGCACGGAGCGCGCGATGGAAGCCGAGGGCAAGCCCGTCACCTTCGTCCCGCGCTACTCCAAGGTGGTCTGA
- the gcvP gene encoding aminomethyl-transferring glycine dehydrogenase, with product MNAPHPASSALAAERPTLADLEARDAFAHRHIGPSADEQTAMLGTLGYTSRAALIDAVIPPAIRRQDGMPLGEFTQPLTEEAALAKLRGIAGQNRVVKSLIGQGYYGTHTPGVILRNILENPAWYTAYTPYQPEISQGRLEAMLNFQQMVIDLTAMDIANASMLDEATAAAEAMTLLQRIGKSKSTVFFVADDVLPQTLEVVRTRAEPIGVQVVTGPAADAAKHDAFGVLLQYPGANGALLGDLATYQALTDAVHAAGGLVVAAADLLALTLLAAPGEWGADVVIGNTQRFGVPFGFGGPHAGYMAVRDAFKRSMPGRLVGVTIDAQGNPAYRLALQTREQHIRREKATSNICTAQVLLGVMASMYAVYHGPQGLKRIAQRVHRLTATLAAGLRAIGYTLESDAFFDTLTVATGPRTANLHIAAQAHGINLRQIDDARLGISLDETVTRADVVALWEVFAHAAHAAAPDFDQTEAGVADAYPASLIRQSAYLTHPVFNAHHSEHEMLRYLRSLADKDLALDRTMIPLGSCTMKLNATAEMLPVTWPEFSNIHPFAPADQTVGYREMIDQLEQMLCAATGYAAVSLQPNAGSQGEYAGLLIIHAYHASRGEAHRNVCLIPSSAHGTNPASAQMAGMQVVVVACDECGNVDLADLEKKAAEHSKNLAAIMITYPSTHGVFEEGVKRVCEIVHSHGGQVYVDGANMNAMVGTAAPGHFGGDVSHLNLHKTFCIPHGGGGPGVGPVAVGAHLAPFLPGRAASGEDASQNIGNVSASAFGSASILPISWMYIAMMGAAGLTAATETAILTANYVAKRLAPYYPVLYTGAHGLVAHECILDIRPLQKESGISNEDIAKRLMDFGFHAPTMSFPVPGTLMIEPTESEPKVELDRFIDAMIAIRGEVDKVISGEFDREDNPLKHAPHTAAVVMADDWSHKYTREQAAYPVASLRARKYWPPVGRADNVYGDRNLFCACVPMSEYAQD from the coding sequence ATGAACGCTCCGCACCCCGCTTCCTCGGCGCTTGCCGCCGAACGCCCGACGTTGGCTGACCTGGAGGCGCGCGACGCCTTCGCGCACCGCCACATCGGCCCGTCTGCCGACGAGCAGACCGCCATGCTCGGCACGCTCGGCTATACCAGCCGCGCCGCGCTGATCGACGCCGTGATCCCGCCGGCCATCCGCCGCCAGGACGGCATGCCGCTGGGCGAATTCACGCAGCCGCTGACCGAAGAAGCGGCGCTCGCCAAGCTGCGCGGCATCGCCGGGCAGAACCGCGTGGTCAAGAGCCTGATCGGCCAGGGCTATTACGGCACGCATACGCCGGGCGTCATCCTGCGCAACATTCTCGAGAACCCCGCCTGGTACACGGCGTACACGCCATATCAGCCGGAAATCTCGCAGGGCCGCCTGGAGGCGATGCTGAATTTCCAGCAGATGGTGATCGACCTCACGGCGATGGACATCGCCAATGCGTCGATGCTGGACGAAGCGACCGCCGCTGCCGAAGCCATGACGCTGCTGCAGCGCATTGGCAAATCGAAGTCGACCGTGTTCTTCGTGGCCGACGACGTGCTGCCGCAAACGCTGGAAGTCGTGCGCACGCGCGCCGAGCCGATCGGCGTGCAAGTGGTGACCGGCCCGGCGGCCGACGCGGCCAAGCACGACGCGTTCGGCGTGCTGCTGCAATACCCGGGCGCCAACGGTGCGCTGCTGGGCGATCTGGCGACGTACCAGGCCCTGACCGATGCCGTGCACGCCGCCGGCGGTCTGGTCGTGGCCGCCGCCGATCTGCTGGCACTCACGCTGCTGGCCGCGCCGGGCGAATGGGGTGCCGACGTCGTGATCGGCAACACGCAGCGTTTTGGCGTGCCGTTCGGTTTCGGCGGCCCGCACGCCGGCTACATGGCCGTGCGCGACGCGTTCAAGCGCTCGATGCCCGGCCGACTGGTCGGCGTGACGATCGATGCGCAAGGCAATCCGGCCTACCGCCTCGCTCTGCAAACGCGCGAACAGCACATCCGCCGCGAGAAGGCCACCTCGAACATCTGTACCGCGCAGGTGCTGCTGGGCGTGATGGCGTCGATGTACGCCGTCTACCACGGCCCGCAAGGCCTGAAGCGCATCGCCCAGCGCGTGCATCGCCTGACCGCCACGCTGGCAGCCGGCCTGCGTGCGATCGGCTACACGCTGGAATCCGACGCGTTCTTCGACACGCTGACCGTCGCCACCGGCCCGCGCACCGCGAACCTGCACATCGCAGCACAGGCGCACGGCATCAACCTGCGCCAGATCGACGATGCGCGACTGGGCATCTCGCTGGACGAGACGGTCACACGCGCGGACGTCGTTGCGCTGTGGGAAGTCTTCGCGCATGCCGCCCACGCCGCCGCACCGGACTTCGACCAGACCGAAGCGGGCGTGGCCGATGCGTATCCGGCCTCGCTCATCCGCCAGAGCGCGTACCTGACGCACCCGGTGTTCAACGCACACCATTCCGAGCACGAAATGCTGCGCTACCTGCGCAGCCTGGCCGACAAGGACCTCGCGCTCGACCGCACGATGATCCCGCTGGGCTCGTGCACCATGAAGCTCAATGCCACCGCAGAAATGCTGCCGGTGACGTGGCCCGAGTTCTCGAACATCCACCCGTTCGCGCCGGCCGACCAGACCGTCGGCTACCGCGAGATGATCGACCAGCTCGAGCAGATGCTGTGCGCCGCCACCGGCTACGCGGCCGTGAGCCTGCAGCCGAACGCAGGTTCGCAAGGTGAGTACGCCGGTCTGCTGATCATTCACGCCTACCACGCCAGCCGCGGTGAAGCGCACCGCAACGTGTGCCTGATCCCATCGTCGGCGCACGGTACGAACCCCGCATCGGCGCAGATGGCCGGCATGCAGGTCGTTGTCGTGGCGTGCGATGAGTGCGGCAACGTCGATCTGGCCGACCTGGAGAAGAAGGCGGCCGAGCACAGCAAGAACCTCGCGGCGATCATGATCACCTACCCGTCCACGCACGGCGTGTTCGAGGAAGGCGTGAAGCGCGTCTGCGAGATCGTGCACAGCCACGGCGGTCAGGTCTACGTGGACGGCGCGAACATGAACGCCATGGTCGGCACGGCCGCGCCGGGCCACTTCGGCGGCGACGTCTCGCACCTGAACCTGCACAAGACGTTCTGCATTCCGCACGGCGGCGGCGGCCCGGGCGTTGGTCCGGTGGCCGTGGGCGCACACCTCGCGCCGTTCCTGCCCGGCCGCGCGGCGTCGGGTGAAGATGCCAGCCAGAACATCGGCAACGTGTCGGCGTCGGCGTTCGGCTCTGCGTCGATCCTGCCGATCTCGTGGATGTACATCGCGATGATGGGCGCCGCGGGCCTGACCGCCGCCACCGAGACGGCTATCCTGACGGCCAACTACGTGGCCAAGCGTCTTGCGCCGTACTACCCGGTGCTCTACACGGGCGCGCACGGCCTGGTGGCGCACGAGTGCATTCTCGACATCCGCCCGCTGCAGAAGGAATCGGGCATCAGCAACGAAGACATCGCCAAGCGCCTGATGGACTTCGGCTTCCACGCGCCGACGATGAGCTTCCCGGTGCCGGGCACGCTGATGATCGAGCCCACCGAAAGCGAGCCGAAGGTGGAACTCGACCGCTTCATCGACGCGATGATCGCCATCCGCGGCGAAGTCGACAAGGTGATCTCGGGCGAATTCGACCGCGAAGACAATCCGCTCAAGCACGCACCGCACACCGCAGCCGTGGTGATGGCCGATGACTGGTCGCACAAGTACACGCGTGAGCAGGCCGCCTACCCGGTGGCATCGCTGCGCGCGCGCAAGTACTGGCCGCCGGTCGGCCGCGCCGACAACGTCTACGGCGACCGCAACCTGTTCTGCGCCTGCGTACCGATGAGCGAGTACGCGCAGGACTAA
- the gcvH gene encoding glycine cleavage system protein GcvH: MSNVPADLKYTEHDEWIRVEADGTLTIGITDFAQEQLGDIVFLELPEAGRAVAKDEAIAVVESVKAASDIFAPVAGEIVANNADAAGAPESVNAGAYEAWLFKIKPTNADDVNALMSAADYEAKIG; this comes from the coding sequence ATGAGCAACGTCCCCGCCGATCTGAAGTACACCGAACACGACGAGTGGATCCGCGTTGAAGCCGACGGCACGCTGACCATCGGCATTACCGACTTCGCGCAGGAACAGCTCGGCGACATCGTCTTTCTGGAGCTGCCGGAAGCCGGCCGCGCCGTCGCCAAGGACGAAGCGATTGCGGTGGTGGAGTCGGTCAAGGCCGCTTCCGACATCTTCGCCCCGGTGGCCGGCGAGATCGTCGCCAACAACGCTGACGCCGCCGGCGCGCCGGAATCCGTGAACGCCGGCGCCTACGAGGCCTGGCTGTTCAAGATCAAGCCGACCAACGCCGACGACGTGAACGCCCTGATGTCGGCTGCTGATTACGAAGCCAAGATCGGCTAA
- the gcvT gene encoding glycine cleavage system aminomethyltransferase GcvT, translated as MTLQHTPLNAIHRSLGARMVDFGGWDMPVNYGSQIEEHHAVRQDAGVFDVSHMCVVDLTGARVRDFLRGLLANNVDKLQTPGKALYSCMLNPKGGVIDDLIVYFFREDWFRLVVNAGTAPTDLEWIVAQNAAAGTDVTITPRRSDNNAGAEPLGILAVQGPNARAKTYAALPGSQAVGDALKPFNAGFVTVENVGEIMVARTGYTGEDGFELVVPAAQIAGVWERLLQAGVRPAGLGARDTLRLEAGMNLYGQDMDEHVSPLDAGLAWTVDLQSERDFTGKAALQAGGQREQFVGLILRDKGGVLRAHQKVITAAGDGEITSGTFSPSLSLSIALARLPKDVAIGTDVQVEIRDRKLTATVVKLPFVRNGKALVS; from the coding sequence ATGACGCTCCAACACACGCCGCTCAATGCCATCCACCGCTCGCTGGGCGCCCGCATGGTCGACTTTGGCGGCTGGGACATGCCCGTCAACTACGGCTCCCAGATCGAAGAACATCACGCGGTGCGCCAGGACGCCGGCGTCTTCGACGTCTCGCACATGTGCGTGGTCGACCTCACCGGTGCGCGTGTGCGCGACTTCCTGCGAGGGCTGCTCGCCAACAACGTCGACAAGCTGCAGACCCCCGGCAAGGCGCTCTACAGTTGCATGCTGAACCCCAAGGGCGGCGTGATCGACGACCTGATCGTCTACTTCTTCCGCGAAGACTGGTTCCGCCTGGTGGTCAACGCCGGCACCGCCCCGACGGACCTGGAGTGGATCGTCGCGCAGAACGCCGCCGCCGGCACCGACGTGACCATCACGCCGCGCCGCTCCGACAACAACGCGGGCGCCGAGCCGCTGGGCATCCTGGCGGTGCAAGGCCCGAACGCGCGTGCCAAGACCTACGCCGCGCTGCCCGGCTCGCAGGCCGTGGGCGACGCGCTCAAGCCGTTCAACGCGGGCTTTGTCACCGTGGAAAACGTGGGCGAGATCATGGTGGCCCGCACCGGCTACACCGGTGAAGACGGTTTCGAACTGGTCGTGCCGGCCGCGCAGATTGCGGGCGTCTGGGAGCGCCTGCTGCAGGCCGGCGTGCGCCCGGCAGGCCTGGGCGCGCGCGACACGCTGCGCCTGGAAGCCGGCATGAACCTCTACGGCCAGGATATGGACGAGCACGTCTCGCCGCTCGACGCCGGCCTCGCCTGGACGGTCGACCTGCAAAGCGAACGCGACTTCACCGGCAAGGCCGCGCTGCAAGCCGGTGGACAACGCGAACAGTTCGTCGGCCTGATCCTGCGCGACAAGGGCGGCGTGCTGCGCGCCCACCAGAAAGTCATCACCGCCGCCGGTGACGGCGAGATCACCAGCGGCACGTTCAGCCCGAGCCTGTCGCTCTCCATCGCACTGGCGCGCCTGCCCAAGGACGTGGCCATCGGCACCGACGTACAGGTCGAAATTCGCGACCGCAAGTTGACCGCGACTGTGGTTAAACTGCCGTTCGTGCGCAATGGCAAGGCGCTGGTCAGCTGA
- a CDS encoding UvrD-helicase domain-containing protein translates to MSSGLAHGLNAAQSEGVHYLDGPCLVLAGAGSGKTRVITQKIAHLILDKGFEPKHIAAVTFTNKAAKEMQERVAKLMDGKTREDGKRIPIKQLTVCTFHSLGVQILRAEAEHVGLKPRFSIMDSDDCFGMIQEQLATTDKQLIRRVQSTISLWKNGLVDPDTAIAEALVNNNVDDHQAALVYRNYVATLHAYQAVDFDDLIRIPAELFARNEEVRLKWQNRLRYFLVDEYQDTNACQYQLLKLLAGGSHLRAPAFTAVGDDDQAIYGWRGATLDNLKLLQTDFPNLKVIKLEQNYRSTVRILNAANAVIAQNPKLFEKTLWSEHGMGDAINVTSANDEEHEAESVVFKLSAHKFERRAQFRDYAILYRGNFQARLFEQILRRERIPYVLSGGQSFFDKAEIKDLCAYLRLIANADDDPAFIRAITTPKRGVGNATLEVLGSFAGQAKVSLFEAAMMGGIEAQLAPRQLEPLRVFCEFIVRLSDRAAKEPAATLLDEMMEGIHYEAYLYDTYDERQAQNKWTNVLEFLDWLKRKGTKPEKDDDEEATGFDNADGLMDTGKNLLELTQTIALISMLEGKEEDPDAVRLSTLHASKGLEYPHVFLVGVEEGILPHCREDDELTDEKIEEERRLMYVGITRAQRSLHISWCKKRKRARETVVCEPSRYIAEMKLGEDAGPTPEDTMPAMSPKDRLGALKGLLAAKKPVAS, encoded by the coding sequence ATGTCTTCCGGTCTCGCCCACGGGCTCAATGCTGCCCAATCCGAAGGTGTGCACTACCTCGACGGCCCTTGCCTGGTGCTGGCCGGGGCGGGCTCGGGCAAGACGCGCGTGATCACGCAGAAGATCGCGCACCTGATTCTCGACAAGGGCTTCGAGCCCAAGCACATCGCCGCGGTGACGTTCACCAACAAGGCGGCCAAGGAAATGCAGGAGCGCGTGGCCAAGTTGATGGACGGCAAGACGCGCGAAGATGGCAAGCGCATTCCCATCAAGCAGTTGACGGTCTGTACGTTTCACTCGCTGGGCGTGCAGATCCTGCGGGCGGAAGCCGAGCATGTCGGCCTCAAGCCACGTTTCTCGATCATGGATTCGGACGATTGCTTCGGCATGATCCAGGAGCAGCTCGCAACCACCGACAAGCAGTTGATCCGCCGCGTGCAGAGCACGATCTCGCTATGGAAGAACGGTCTCGTCGACCCGGACACGGCGATTGCCGAGGCGCTCGTCAACAACAACGTCGATGACCACCAGGCGGCGCTCGTCTATCGCAACTACGTGGCGACGCTGCACGCGTATCAGGCGGTGGACTTCGACGACCTGATCCGCATTCCCGCCGAGCTGTTCGCGCGCAATGAAGAGGTGCGCCTGAAGTGGCAGAACCGTCTGCGCTACTTCCTCGTCGATGAATACCAGGACACCAACGCCTGCCAGTATCAGTTGCTGAAGCTGCTGGCGGGCGGCTCGCACCTGCGTGCGCCGGCCTTTACGGCCGTGGGCGACGACGATCAGGCCATCTACGGCTGGCGTGGCGCCACGCTCGACAACCTCAAGCTGTTGCAGACGGATTTCCCGAACCTGAAAGTCATCAAGCTGGAGCAGAACTACCGCTCCACGGTGCGCATTCTGAATGCCGCCAACGCGGTCATCGCACAGAACCCGAAACTGTTCGAGAAGACGCTGTGGAGCGAGCACGGCATGGGCGACGCGATCAACGTCACCAGCGCCAATGACGAGGAGCACGAAGCCGAAAGCGTCGTCTTCAAGCTCTCTGCCCACAAGTTCGAGCGTCGTGCGCAGTTTCGCGATTACGCGATCCTGTATCGCGGCAACTTTCAGGCGCGCCTGTTCGAGCAGATCCTGCGCCGCGAGCGCATTCCGTATGTGCTCTCGGGCGGGCAAAGCTTTTTCGACAAGGCCGAGATCAAGGATCTGTGCGCGTACCTGCGGCTGATTGCCAACGCGGATGACGACCCCGCCTTCATTCGCGCCATCACCACGCCCAAGCGCGGTGTGGGCAATGCGACGCTCGAAGTGCTGGGTTCGTTTGCGGGGCAGGCCAAGGTGTCGCTGTTCGAGGCGGCGATGATGGGCGGCATCGAAGCGCAACTCGCGCCGCGCCAGCTCGAGCCGCTGCGCGTGTTCTGCGAATTCATCGTGCGGCTCTCGGACCGCGCCGCCAAGGAGCCCGCCGCCACGCTGCTCGACGAGATGATGGAAGGCATCCATTACGAGGCCTACCTGTACGACACCTACGACGAGCGCCAGGCCCAGAACAAGTGGACCAACGTGCTGGAGTTTCTGGACTGGCTCAAGCGCAAGGGCACCAAGCCCGAAAAGGATGACGACGAAGAAGCCACGGGCTTCGACAATGCCGATGGCTTGATGGACACCGGCAAGAACCTGCTGGAACTCACGCAGACCATCGCGCTGATCAGCATGCTCGAAGGCAAGGAAGAGGATCCGGATGCGGTGCGCCTGTCCACGCTGCACGCGAGCAAGGGGCTGGAGTATCCGCATGTGTTCCTGGTCGGCGTGGAAGAGGGCATCTTGCCGCACTGCCGCGAAGACGATGAGTTGACCGACGAGAAGATCGAAGAAGAACGGCGGTTGATGTATGTGGGGATCACGCGGGCGCAGCGCAGCCTGCATATCAGCTGGTGCAAGAAGCGCAAGCGGGCGCGGGAGACGGTGGTGTGCGAGCCGTCACGCTATATCGCTGAGATGAAGCTTGGAGAGGATGCCGGGCCGACGCCGGAGGACACCATGCCGGCGATGTCGCCGAAGGATCGGCTGGGGGCGTTGAAGGGGTTGTTGGCGGCTAAGAAACCTGTGGCTTCGTGA
- a CDS encoding ABC transporter substrate-binding protein, with the protein MWQRLARRGACALAWAAVTLTAHAQGTSFVVGQLIERGADQADYARDFMAGAKVAFDAANQSGGIKGRRISLVRREAALNEAIPQAVDMIEHDHVELLFGVSERLLPVLAASPEIARRNVPLLAPLSGATSTADNVLFIRPDYDHEIVAAHNRLRQFGMRRIALVTAAGFDPQLGVRLRGSIAKGNAAEPLDLYTLTGDPAELAARIAPTKPTAVIIAGDTLTYATVGRALAQQGWYGFLVGLSSVNPQVAREILGSGYSGGMLLAQTVPNPASGVTKVAREHMARMKQFLDEPPSAATLSGYIAAVYLVQAMNAAGGKVTGVELRRALQTRVDVGGFTLDFTRGNRGSEFVDLNYIQGAGN; encoded by the coding sequence ATGTGGCAGAGACTGGCACGCCGCGGCGCGTGCGCACTGGCCTGGGCGGCCGTCACGCTGACGGCGCATGCGCAAGGCACGTCGTTCGTCGTGGGGCAACTGATCGAGCGCGGCGCAGACCAGGCCGACTATGCGCGCGACTTCATGGCGGGCGCCAAGGTGGCTTTCGATGCTGCCAACCAGAGCGGCGGCATCAAGGGCCGGCGCATCAGCCTCGTCCGGCGCGAGGCGGCGCTCAACGAAGCCATTCCGCAGGCCGTTGACATGATCGAACACGACCATGTCGAGTTGCTCTTTGGCGTAAGCGAACGCTTGCTGCCGGTGCTGGCAGCGTCTCCCGAGATCGCACGGCGCAATGTGCCGTTGCTCGCCCCGCTCTCAGGTGCGACGTCGACCGCCGACAACGTTTTGTTCATCCGCCCCGATTACGACCACGAAATCGTCGCCGCGCACAACCGGCTGCGGCAGTTCGGCATGCGGCGAATTGCACTCGTCACGGCAGCGGGCTTCGATCCGCAACTCGGGGTGCGCCTGCGTGGCTCGATCGCCAAGGGAAATGCTGCCGAACCGCTGGACCTTTACACACTTACCGGAGACCCGGCCGAGCTTGCGGCCCGCATCGCGCCGACAAAGCCAACAGCGGTGATCATCGCCGGCGACACGCTCACCTACGCCACCGTCGGACGTGCGCTGGCGCAGCAGGGCTGGTATGGCTTTCTGGTCGGGCTGTCGTCCGTCAACCCTCAAGTGGCGCGCGAAATCCTGGGCTCCGGCTACAGCGGCGGCATGCTGCTCGCCCAGACGGTGCCAAACCCGGCCAGCGGCGTCACCAAGGTCGCGCGCGAGCATATGGCGCGGATGAAGCAGTTTCTGGATGAGCCGCCTTCCGCCGCGACGCTATCGGGGTATATCGCCGCGGTGTATTTGGTTCAGGCGATGAATGCCGCGGGCGGCAAGGTGACCGGCGTGGAACTGCGGCGCGCGTTGCAGACGCGCGTTGATGTAGGCGGGTTCACGCTGGATTTCACGCGTGGGAATCGGGGGAGCGAGTTTGTTGATCTGAATTACATTCAGGGAGCGGGGAATTGA